The genomic window GCCAGATGTGGGTCCCCTCATGTTTTTCTGTACCATATCAGGTATGTGAGTTCTTGACATGAGAAATTCTCAGGCCAGCAGAAGGGAGGGATTAGGCCCTATAAGGAGAAAGGTGAGGGCCCTGAGTGAGCACAGAGAGGACCCTCTACCCCAGCAGAGTGGGGACCTCACAGAGTCTGGCCAACCCTCCTGACAGTTCTGGGAATCCGTGGCTGCGTTTGCTGTCTGCACACTGGGGGCCCGTGGATTCCTCTCCCAGGAATCAGGAGCTCCAGGAACAAGGCAGTGAGGACTTGGTCTGAGGCAGTGTCCTCAGGTCACAGAGTAGAGGGGGCTCAGATAGTGCCAACGGTGAAGGTTTGCCTTGGATTCAAACCAAGGGCCCCACCTGTCCCAGAACACATGGACTCCAGAGTGCCTGGCCTCACCCTCAATGCTTTCAGTCCTGCAGCCCCAGCATGCGCTGGCCGGCTGTACCCTGAGGTGTCCTCTCACTTCCTCCTTCAGGTTCTGAGGGGACAGGCTGACATGGAGGACCAGAGGCCCCCGGAGGAGCACTGAAGGAGAAGATCTGTAAGTAAGCCTTTGTTAGAGCCTCCAAGGTTCAGTTCAGTTCTCAGCTGAGGTCTCTCACacactccctctctccccaggccTGTGGGTCTCCATTGCCCAGCTCCTGCCCACACTCCCACCTGCTGCCCTGACCAGAGTCATCATGCCTCTTGAGCAGAGGAGTCAGCACTGCAGTCCTGAAGAAGGCCTTGAGGCCCGAGgagaggccctgggcctggcGGGTGCGCAGCCTCCTGCTACTGAGGAGCAAGACGCTGCCTCCACCTCTTCTACTCTAGTTGAAGTCACCCTGGGGGAGGTGCCTGCTGCCGAGTCACCAGATCCTCCCCAGAGTCCTCAGGGAGCCTCCAGCCTCCCCACTACCATCAACTACACTCTCGGGAGCCAATCCAATGAGGACTCCAGCAACCAAGAAGAGGAGGGGCCGAGCACCTTCCCCGACCTGGAGTCCGGCTTCCAAGCAGCACTCTGTAGGAAGGTGGCTGAGTTGGTTCATTTTCTGCTCCTCAAGTATCGAGCCAGGGAGCCGGTCACAAAGGCAGAAATGCTGGGGAGTGTCGTCGGAAATTGGCAGCGCTTCTTTCCTGTGATCTTCAGCAAAGCTTCCGATTCCTTGCAGCTGGTCTTTGGCATCGAGCTGATGGAAGTGGACCCCAtcggccatttgtacatctttgtcacctgcctgggcctctcctATGATGGCCTGATGGGTGACAATCAGACCATGCCCAAGACAGGCCTCTTGATAATCGTCCTGGCCATAATTGCAGTAGAGGGCGACTGTGCCCCTGAGGAGAAAATCTGGGAGGAGCTGCGTGTGTTAGAGGTGTTTGACGGGAGGGAAGACAGTATCTTGGAGGATCCCAAGAAGCTGCTCACCCAAGATTTGGTGCAGGAAAACTACCTGGAGTACCGGCAGGTGCCCGGCAGTGATCCTGCATGCTACGAGTTCCTGTGGGGTCCAAGGGCCCTCGTTGAAACCAGCTATGTGAAAGTCCTGCACCATATGCTAAAGATCAGTGGAGGACCTCACATTTCCTACCCACTCCTGCATGAATGGGCTTTGAGAGAGGGGGAAGAGTGAGTCTGAGCACGAGTTGCAGCGGGGGCCAGTGGGAGGGGGTCTGGGCCAGTACACCTTCCAGGGCCCCATCCATTAGCTTCCACTGCCTCGTGTGACGTGAGGCCCATTCTTCACTCTTTGAAGCGAGCAGTCAGCATTCTTAGTAGTGGGTTTCTGTTCTATTGGATGACTTTGAGATTGACCTTTGTTTCCTGTTGGAATTGTTCAAATGTTCCTTTTAACGGATGGTTGAATGAGCTTCAGCATCCAGGTTTATGAATGACAGTAGTCACACATAGTGCTGTTTATACAGTTTAGGAGTGAGAGTCTTGTCTTTTATTCAGATTGGgaaatccattccattttgtGAATTGTGACATAATAATAGCAGTGGAAAAAGTATTTCCTTAAAATTGTGAGTGAATTTGCAATAACATACGTGAGATAACTCAAGAAATCAAAAGATAGTTAATTGTTGCCTTGTACCTCAATCTATTctgtaaaattaaacaaatatgcaAACCTGGATTTCCTTGACTTCTTTGAGAATGCAagtgaaataaaatctgaataaataatTCTTCCTCTTTGCTGGCTCGTTTCTTTTCCATTCACTCAGCATCTGCTCTGTGGAAGGCCCTGGTTTAGTAGTGGGGATGCTAAGGTAAACCAGACTCACGCCCACCCATAGGGTTGTAGAGCCTAGGATCTGCAGTCATATAGTTAAGGTGGTGAGAAGTCCTGTAAGATGTAGAGGAAATGCAAGAGAGGGGTGAGGGTGTGGGACTCCAGGTGAGAGTTGTGGAGTGTCAGTGCCCTGAGCTGGGGCATTTTGGGCTTTGGGAAACTTCAGTTCCTTCTGAAGGAGCTGACTCTAATGAAGCTGGGTGGGTCCAGAGCCAGATTCACAGAGTGTCAGAGAAAAGCCTGGAATGGAAAGCAACTCTGAGCAGTTTCTTTCGAATGGGGGATGAACAGAGAGGAATCTCTACCTCAGGCAGAGGTAGAGAATGGAAGGTGTCC from Nomascus leucogenys isolate Asia chromosome X, Asia_NLE_v1, whole genome shotgun sequence includes these protein-coding regions:
- the MAGEA3 gene encoding melanoma-associated antigen 3; the encoded protein is MPLEQRSQHCSPEEGLEARGEALGLAGAQPPATEEQDAASTSSTLVEVTLGEVPAAESPDPPQSPQGASSLPTTINYTLGSQSNEDSSNQEEEGPSTFPDLESGFQAALCRKVAELVHFLLLKYRAREPVTKAEMLGSVVGNWQRFFPVIFSKASDSLQLVFGIELMEVDPIGHLYIFVTCLGLSYDGLMGDNQTMPKTGLLIIVLAIIAVEGDCAPEEKIWEELRVLEVFDGREDSILEDPKKLLTQDLVQENYLEYRQVPGSDPACYEFLWGPRALVETSYVKVLHHMLKISGGPHISYPLLHEWALREGEE